In the genome of Bradyrhizobium sp. CIAT3101, one region contains:
- a CDS encoding ATP-binding cassette domain-containing protein: MSSEPILSVDRLTMRFGGIVAVQELSFAAERKKITALIGPNGAGKTTVFNCITGFYKPSGGAIRLTHDDGRQIALERLNDFRIAKQAKVARTFQNIRLFPGMTALENLMVAQHNALMRASGFTFLGLIGVPTYRDAEKQAIALATDWLKRINLLDRADDAAGNLAYGDQRRLEIARAMCTEPALLCLDEPAAGLNARESAALSELLLSIRDELGTSILLIEHDMSVVMEISDHIVVMDHGVKIAQGTPREVRDDPKVIAAYLGTDEEEAAAVMESGT, from the coding sequence ATGAGCAGCGAGCCAATACTCAGCGTCGACCGGCTCACCATGCGTTTCGGCGGCATCGTCGCCGTGCAGGAGCTGTCGTTCGCCGCCGAACGCAAGAAGATCACCGCGCTGATCGGGCCCAACGGCGCCGGCAAGACCACCGTCTTCAACTGCATCACCGGCTTCTACAAGCCGAGCGGCGGCGCCATTCGCCTCACGCACGACGACGGCCGGCAGATCGCGCTGGAACGGCTCAACGATTTCCGCATCGCCAAGCAGGCCAAGGTCGCCCGCACCTTCCAGAACATCCGGCTGTTTCCCGGCATGACGGCGCTGGAGAACCTGATGGTGGCGCAGCACAATGCCCTGATGCGCGCTTCCGGCTTTACGTTTCTCGGCCTGATCGGCGTCCCGACCTATCGCGACGCCGAGAAGCAGGCGATCGCGCTCGCCACCGACTGGCTCAAGCGGATCAATCTGCTCGATCGCGCCGATGACGCCGCCGGCAATCTCGCTTATGGCGACCAGCGCCGGCTCGAGATCGCGCGCGCGATGTGCACCGAGCCCGCGCTGCTCTGCCTGGACGAACCGGCCGCCGGCCTCAATGCGCGCGAGAGCGCCGCACTCAGCGAGCTTTTGCTATCGATCCGTGACGAGCTCGGCACCTCGATCCTCCTGATCGAGCACGACATGTCCGTGGTCATGGAGATTTCCGACCACATCGTGGTGATGGACCATGGCGTGAAGATCGCGCAGGGCACGCCGCGAGAGGTCCGCGACGATCCCAAGGTGATCGCCGCCTATCTCGGCACCGACGAGGAAGAGGCCGCGGCCGTGATGGAGAGCGGAACGTGA
- a CDS encoding branched-chain amino acid ABC transporter substrate-binding protein — translation MKSLKLIGLAFGASIALSSAAFAQDVTIAVAGPMTGTESAFGRQMKNGAEMAVADINAAGGVNGKKLALNVEDDACDPKQARSVAEKIAGAKIPFVAGHYCSSSSIPASEAYADGNVLEITPASTNPLFTERKLWNVARVCGRDDQQGLIAAQYIAKNFKGKNIAILNDKTTYGKGLADETKKALNKAGITEKMYESYNKGDKDFNAIVSRLKRDNIDLVYVGGYHQESGLILRQMRDQGLKTILMAGDALADKEYASITGPAGEGTLFTFGPDPRNKPTAKKIVDAFKAKNIDPEGYTLYTYAAMQVWSQAAKKAGTTDAKKVMEAMKAGKWDTVIGPIEYDAKGDIKQLDYVVYKWDAKGGYAEIKGNGT, via the coding sequence ATGAAATCACTAAAGCTCATCGGTCTGGCATTCGGTGCGTCGATCGCGCTGTCGAGCGCGGCATTCGCGCAGGATGTCACCATCGCAGTCGCAGGCCCGATGACAGGCACGGAGTCCGCATTCGGCCGGCAGATGAAGAACGGCGCCGAGATGGCCGTGGCTGATATCAACGCCGCCGGTGGCGTCAACGGCAAGAAGCTCGCGCTCAACGTCGAGGACGATGCCTGCGATCCCAAGCAGGCCCGCTCGGTTGCGGAAAAGATCGCCGGCGCCAAGATCCCCTTCGTCGCCGGGCACTACTGCTCGTCATCGTCGATCCCGGCGTCCGAAGCCTATGCCGACGGCAACGTGCTCGAGATCACGCCGGCCTCGACCAACCCGCTCTTCACCGAGCGCAAGCTCTGGAACGTGGCGCGCGTCTGCGGCCGTGACGATCAGCAGGGCCTGATCGCGGCGCAGTACATCGCCAAGAACTTCAAGGGCAAGAACATCGCGATCCTCAACGACAAGACCACCTACGGCAAGGGTCTTGCGGACGAGACCAAGAAGGCGCTCAACAAGGCCGGCATCACCGAGAAGATGTACGAGTCCTACAACAAGGGCGACAAGGACTTTAACGCGATCGTCTCGCGCCTGAAGCGCGACAACATCGATCTCGTTTATGTCGGCGGCTACCACCAGGAAAGCGGCTTGATCCTGCGCCAGATGCGCGACCAGGGCCTCAAGACGATCCTGATGGCCGGCGACGCGCTTGCCGACAAGGAATACGCCTCCATCACCGGCCCCGCCGGCGAAGGCACGCTCTTCACCTTCGGTCCCGACCCGCGCAACAAGCCGACCGCGAAGAAGATCGTCGACGCGTTCAAGGCCAAGAACATCGATCCCGAAGGCTACACGCTCTACACCTACGCGGCGATGCAGGTCTGGTCGCAGGCTGCCAAGAAGGCCGGCACCACCGACGCCAAGAAGGTCATGGAGGCGATGAAGGCCGGCAAGTGGGACACCGTGATCGGCCCGATCGAGTATGACGCCAAGGGCGACATCAAGCAGCTCGACTACGTCGTCTACAAGTGGGACGCGAAGGGCGGCTACGCCGAGATCAAGGGCAACGGCACCTGA
- the livM gene encoding high-affinity branched-chain amino acid ABC transporter permease LivM → MTATPHEIAKASRTAGIPFLLKTAFINAAIALVLFSLMVGIRTEAGSDGQLTYWTRFGDLASLVGAVFGGSIVIELLRQWIGPTGAEKLVPASVQSGISFIGRYLAPALLIFTLLVPVIFYNQRYILDLAILVLTYVMLGWGLNVVVGLAGLLDLGYVAFYAVGAYSYGLLATSFGWSFWTCLPLAGILAAFWGVLLGFPVLRLRGDYLAIVTLAFGEIIRLVIINWQELTGGPNGVSGIPRPSFFGIPLDNSDDGLAAKLGIEYSPTHRIVFLFYLILAMALLTNWVTIRLRRLPIGRAWEALREDEVACRALGINTTTTKLTAFATGAMFGGFAGAFFATRQGFISPESFTFQESALVLAIVVLGGMGSQLGVALAALTMIGGFELFRSLETYRMLVFGMAMVLIMIWRPRGIIGHRAPTVFLTKAQAISSDLVKEGHG, encoded by the coding sequence GTGACAGCCACCCCGCACGAGATCGCCAAAGCAAGTCGCACCGCCGGCATCCCCTTCCTTCTGAAGACCGCCTTCATCAACGCAGCGATCGCGCTGGTGCTGTTCTCGCTGATGGTCGGCATCCGCACCGAGGCGGGCTCCGACGGCCAGCTCACCTATTGGACGCGTTTCGGCGACCTCGCCTCGCTCGTCGGCGCCGTGTTCGGCGGCTCGATCGTGATCGAGCTGCTGAGGCAATGGATCGGTCCGACCGGCGCTGAGAAGCTGGTGCCCGCCAGCGTGCAAAGCGGGATATCGTTCATCGGCCGCTACCTCGCCCCGGCGCTCCTGATCTTCACGCTGCTGGTGCCCGTGATCTTCTATAACCAGCGCTACATCCTCGACCTCGCGATCCTCGTGCTCACCTATGTGATGCTCGGCTGGGGCCTCAACGTCGTGGTCGGGCTCGCGGGCCTGCTCGATCTCGGCTACGTCGCCTTCTACGCGGTCGGCGCCTATTCCTACGGGCTCCTCGCCACCAGTTTCGGCTGGTCGTTCTGGACCTGCCTGCCGCTCGCCGGCATCCTTGCCGCGTTCTGGGGCGTGCTGCTCGGCTTTCCCGTGCTGCGCCTGCGCGGCGACTACCTCGCGATCGTGACGCTGGCCTTCGGCGAGATCATCCGCCTCGTCATCATCAACTGGCAGGAACTGACCGGTGGTCCGAACGGCGTCTCCGGCATTCCCCGGCCCTCCTTCTTCGGCATTCCGCTCGACAACAGCGACGACGGGCTGGCTGCAAAGCTCGGCATCGAGTACTCGCCGACCCATCGCATCGTCTTCCTGTTCTATTTGATCCTGGCGATGGCGCTGCTGACCAACTGGGTCACGATCCGCCTGCGCCGCCTGCCGATCGGCCGCGCCTGGGAAGCGCTGCGCGAGGACGAGGTCGCCTGCCGCGCGCTCGGCATCAACACCACGACCACCAAGCTCACGGCATTCGCAACGGGCGCCATGTTCGGCGGCTTTGCCGGCGCGTTCTTCGCAACCCGCCAGGGCTTCATCAGCCCGGAATCCTTCACCTTCCAGGAATCGGCCCTGGTGCTCGCCATCGTCGTGCTCGGCGGCATGGGTTCGCAGCTCGGCGTCGCGCTTGCGGCACTCACCATGATCGGCGGCTTCGAGCTGTTCCGCAGCCTCGAGACCTACCGCATGCTGGTGTTCGGCATGGCGATGGTGCTGATCATGATCTGGCGGCCGCGCGGCATCATCGGCCATCGTGCACCGACCGTGTTTCTGACCAAGGCGCAAGCCATCTCCTCCGACCTCGTCAAGGAGGGACACGGATGA
- a CDS encoding ABC transporter ATP-binding protein — protein sequence MTSASTPLLAIRGLRAAYGKIEALKGVDVEISAGEIVALIGANGAGKSTLMMTIFGKPRARAGQILYEGRDITDVPTHEIAHLRIAQSPEGRRIFPRMSVAENLQMGADATECTDAERAATLERVFTLFPRLKERYVQRGGTLSGGEQQMLAIGRALMSRPRLLLLDEPSLGLAPLIARQIFDAIRTLNRQDGLTVLIVEQNANHALKLAHRGYVMVNGLITLAGTGAELLQRPEIRAAYLEGGRHG from the coding sequence GTGACGTCGGCTTCCACTCCCCTGCTCGCGATTCGGGGCTTGCGCGCCGCCTACGGCAAGATCGAGGCGCTGAAGGGCGTCGACGTCGAGATCAGCGCCGGCGAGATCGTGGCGCTGATCGGCGCCAACGGTGCCGGCAAATCGACCCTGATGATGACGATCTTCGGCAAGCCGCGCGCCCGCGCCGGCCAGATCCTGTACGAAGGCCGCGACATCACCGACGTCCCCACCCACGAGATCGCGCATTTGCGCATCGCGCAGTCGCCGGAGGGGCGCCGCATCTTCCCGCGCATGAGCGTGGCGGAAAACCTCCAGATGGGCGCGGACGCGACCGAATGCACCGATGCGGAGCGCGCGGCGACGCTGGAGCGCGTGTTCACGCTGTTTCCACGGCTGAAGGAGCGCTACGTCCAGCGCGGCGGCACGCTGTCCGGCGGCGAGCAGCAGATGCTGGCGATCGGGCGCGCCCTGATGAGCCGCCCGCGCCTGCTCCTGCTCGACGAACCCTCGCTCGGGCTCGCCCCGCTGATCGCCCGCCAGATTTTTGACGCGATCCGGACCCTGAATCGGCAGGACGGCCTGACCGTCCTGATCGTCGAGCAGAACGCCAACCACGCGCTCAAGCTCGCCCATCGCGGCTACGTCATGGTCAATGGCCTGATCACGCTTGCCGGAACCGGCGCCGAGTTGCTGCAGCGCCCTGAGATTCGCGCCGCCTATCTGGAAGGCGGCCGGCACGGCTGA
- a CDS encoding branched-chain amino acid ABC transporter permease LivH (LivHMGF is the membrane component of the LIV-I/LS branched-chain amino acid transporter), with amino-acid sequence MDYFTQQLINGLVLGSIYGLIAIGYTMVYGIVGMINFAHGDVFMIGGFIALITFLILISLGLTAIPVILLVVLLVSMAITALYGWTIERIAYRPLRHSFRLAPMLSAIGMSFVLTNYSQIAQGARVKPIPPFITGGYTLHESADGFVIQLSNIQIMVVLTTIVLLAIFTWLVSRTRLGRDMRACEQDQTMAALLGVDVDRTISMTFVIGAALAAVAGLMYLLYYGLVDFFMGFVAGIKAFTAAVLGGIGSLPGAMLGGLAIGLIETFWSAYFSVEYKDVAAFSILIVVLIFMPTGLLGRPEVEKV; translated from the coding sequence ATGGATTATTTCACCCAGCAGCTCATCAACGGCCTCGTGCTCGGCTCCATCTATGGCCTGATCGCGATCGGCTACACGATGGTCTACGGCATCGTCGGCATGATCAATTTCGCCCATGGCGACGTCTTCATGATCGGCGGCTTCATCGCGTTGATCACCTTCCTGATCCTGATCTCGCTCGGCCTGACCGCGATCCCGGTGATCCTGCTTGTGGTACTGCTGGTCTCGATGGCGATCACGGCACTCTATGGCTGGACCATCGAGCGCATCGCCTACCGGCCGCTGCGCCACTCCTTCCGCCTCGCGCCGATGCTGTCGGCGATCGGCATGTCCTTCGTGCTGACGAACTACTCGCAGATCGCGCAAGGCGCGCGCGTCAAGCCGATCCCGCCTTTCATCACCGGCGGCTACACGCTGCATGAGAGCGCGGACGGCTTCGTGATCCAGCTCTCCAACATCCAGATCATGGTGGTCCTCACCACCATCGTGCTGCTGGCGATCTTCACCTGGCTGGTCTCGCGCACGCGGCTCGGGCGCGACATGCGCGCCTGCGAGCAGGACCAGACCATGGCGGCGCTGCTCGGCGTCGACGTCGACCGCACCATCTCCATGACCTTTGTGATCGGTGCCGCGCTCGCCGCGGTCGCCGGCCTGATGTACCTGCTCTATTACGGCCTGGTCGATTTCTTCATGGGCTTCGTCGCCGGCATCAAGGCCTTCACCGCCGCCGTGCTCGGCGGCATCGGCTCGCTGCCCGGCGCCATGCTTGGTGGCCTCGCGATCGGCCTGATCGAGACGTTCTGGTCGGCCTATTTCTCGGTCGAGTACAAGGACGTCGCCGCGTTCTCGATCCTGATCGTCGTGCTGATCTTCATGCCGACCGGCCTGCTCGGCCGTCCCGAAGTCGAAAAAGTCTGA
- a CDS encoding response regulator codes for MPRVLVVDDQKDVRAMVSIVLRVNRFDVVEAESGAAGLKAFGEDVFDAAIVDIFLTDTSGIEVMAAIRERVPGFPIVAISGMTTLDFMGEAPGLDGVVCLQKPFRPNDLLQALRKAQDAAGDELSAAV; via the coding sequence ATGCCTCGTGTCCTTGTTGTCGACGACCAGAAGGACGTCCGCGCCATGGTCTCGATCGTGCTTCGGGTCAACCGCTTCGACGTCGTTGAAGCGGAGAGCGGCGCGGCCGGCCTGAAAGCCTTCGGCGAGGACGTTTTCGACGCAGCGATTGTCGACATTTTCCTGACCGACACCAGCGGTATCGAGGTCATGGCCGCCATTCGCGAGCGGGTTCCCGGATTTCCGATCGTAGCGATATCAGGCATGACGACGCTGGACTTCATGGGCGAGGCACCCGGCCTGGACGGCGTGGTCTGCCTGCAAAAGCCGTTTCGGCCGAATGACCTGCTGCAAGCGCTCCGGAAGGCGCAAGATGCCGCGGGCGACGAGCTGTCCGCAGCCGTCTGA
- a CDS encoding PAS domain S-box protein produces the protein MPTQREVNVHAKNDRSTFLSTLPAAQSDRTAALAIVGISAILFALTVPFAGRPLAQVPAFVASYQSALAVSDIITAVLLLSQFAVLRSRALLLLSTGYLFTAAAAVTHALTFPGLFAPTGLLGASTQTTVWLYMIWHGGFPLFVLAYGWLKDGNGDSRIDGPTARPIMLVILGVIVTMVAIAWIVTAQHDLLPVLLRDGRYTTTMIGVVSFVWSLSFAALVTLWFRKPHTVIDVWLMVTMCAWLFDIALSAIVNVARYDLGFYVGRLYGLLAASFVLAVLLIENVRLQAHTVGLVGRLREQSASDRDFYTKRLALYGAVVESSNDAIITESLDGIITGWNKAAEHLFGYSASEAVGQSIYLVVPEDRRAEARGMLNRVSSNESIAQHETVRTRKDGRQLDVVLNVSPLRSDNGQIIGASKIAHDITEEKQSREKLRRETEERQRIFETSRDLILVTDGFGNFIQVSPSVKDILGLSPEDMIGLSATDFIHPDDLENTRSEMRAARRGQTKRSFEARYYHFDGHEVSLNWMGTWSEPVKRHFFIGRDLTEKQAAEAQFRQAQKMDSIGQLTGGVAHDFNNVLTVITGTIGILADAVADRPELAAITKLIDDAAERGAQLTKHLLAFARKQPLQPREIDVNALTLEAAKLLHPTLGEQISIMPQLTEDAWPALVDPGQLSTAILNLALNARDAMPDGGTLVLETRNIFLDDGYASMNPDVVAGNYVMIAVSDTGSGIPAELIERVFDPFFTTKEVGKGTGLGLSMVFGFVKQTGGHIKIYSEEGHGTSVKIYLPRSTGVQETEYEALQNVPITGGDERILVVEDDALVRQYVMTQVKSLGYTALEAANAAEALVIIDADKDIDLLFTDVIMPGNMNGRQLADEAARRRPELKTLFTSGYTENAIVHHGRLDSGVLLLAKPYRKSELAKMLRTALAS, from the coding sequence ATGCCGACCCAGCGAGAGGTCAACGTGCACGCAAAGAACGACCGAAGCACATTCCTGTCGACCTTGCCGGCCGCGCAGAGCGATCGCACTGCAGCATTGGCGATCGTCGGCATCTCCGCGATCCTGTTCGCGCTGACTGTCCCGTTCGCCGGCAGGCCGCTGGCCCAGGTGCCGGCCTTCGTGGCCAGCTACCAGTCGGCGCTCGCCGTGAGCGACATCATCACCGCGGTTCTGCTGCTGTCGCAATTCGCTGTGCTGCGCAGCCGCGCGCTGCTGCTGCTGTCGACCGGCTATCTGTTCACCGCGGCAGCGGCGGTGACCCACGCCCTCACCTTCCCGGGGCTGTTCGCACCGACCGGGCTGTTGGGCGCGAGCACGCAGACCACGGTCTGGCTCTACATGATCTGGCACGGCGGGTTTCCGCTGTTCGTGCTGGCCTATGGCTGGCTCAAGGACGGCAACGGCGATAGCAGGATCGACGGACCGACCGCGCGTCCCATCATGCTCGTCATCCTCGGCGTGATCGTCACGATGGTCGCTATCGCCTGGATTGTCACGGCGCAGCACGATCTGCTGCCGGTCCTGCTCAGGGACGGCCGCTACACCACCACCATGATCGGCGTGGTGTCGTTCGTCTGGTCCTTGAGTTTCGCGGCGCTGGTGACGCTGTGGTTCCGCAAGCCGCATACGGTGATCGACGTCTGGCTCATGGTCACGATGTGTGCCTGGCTGTTCGACATCGCGCTGTCAGCGATCGTCAACGTGGCCCGCTACGATCTCGGCTTCTACGTCGGTCGCCTCTACGGCCTCCTTGCCGCGAGCTTCGTGCTCGCCGTGCTGCTGATCGAGAACGTCCGCCTCCAGGCGCACACCGTTGGCCTCGTCGGCCGGCTGCGCGAGCAATCGGCGTCAGATCGCGACTTCTACACAAAACGTCTCGCGCTGTATGGCGCCGTTGTCGAGTCTTCCAACGATGCGATCATCACCGAATCGCTCGACGGCATCATCACCGGCTGGAACAAGGCCGCCGAGCATCTGTTCGGCTATTCCGCGAGCGAGGCGGTCGGCCAATCGATCTATCTCGTGGTGCCGGAGGACCGGAGGGCCGAAGCCAGGGGCATGCTCAACCGCGTCAGCAGCAACGAGTCGATCGCCCAGCACGAGACGGTCCGCACCCGCAAGGACGGCCGTCAACTCGACGTCGTCCTGAACGTCTCGCCGCTGCGATCGGACAACGGGCAAATCATCGGCGCATCCAAGATCGCCCACGACATCACCGAGGAAAAGCAATCGCGCGAGAAGCTGCGCCGCGAAACCGAGGAGCGCCAGCGCATCTTCGAAACCTCGCGCGACCTGATCCTCGTCACCGACGGTTTCGGCAATTTCATCCAGGTCAGCCCGAGCGTGAAGGACATTCTCGGCCTGAGCCCGGAAGACATGATCGGGCTTAGCGCGACCGACTTCATCCATCCCGACGACCTCGAGAATACGCGCAGCGAGATGCGCGCGGCGCGCCGCGGCCAGACCAAGCGCAGCTTCGAGGCGCGCTACTACCATTTCGATGGTCACGAGGTCTCGCTGAACTGGATGGGGACCTGGTCCGAGCCGGTGAAGCGCCATTTCTTCATCGGTCGCGACCTGACCGAGAAGCAGGCTGCGGAAGCCCAGTTCCGGCAGGCGCAGAAGATGGATTCGATCGGTCAGCTGACCGGCGGCGTCGCCCACGATTTCAACAACGTGCTCACCGTCATCACCGGCACGATCGGGATCCTGGCGGATGCGGTTGCCGACCGGCCAGAGCTCGCCGCCATCACCAAGCTGATCGATGATGCCGCCGAGCGCGGTGCGCAACTGACCAAGCACCTGCTCGCCTTCGCCCGCAAGCAGCCGCTTCAGCCGCGCGAGATCGACGTCAATGCGCTGACGCTGGAGGCGGCCAAGCTGCTGCACCCGACACTCGGCGAGCAGATCTCGATCATGCCGCAGCTCACCGAGGATGCCTGGCCCGCCCTGGTCGATCCGGGCCAGCTCTCCACCGCGATCCTCAATCTCGCGCTGAACGCCCGCGATGCGATGCCCGACGGCGGCACGCTGGTGCTGGAGACCCGCAACATCTTCCTCGACGACGGCTATGCCAGCATGAATCCCGACGTCGTCGCCGGCAATTACGTGATGATCGCGGTCAGCGACACCGGCTCGGGCATTCCGGCGGAGCTGATCGAACGGGTGTTCGACCCCTTCTTCACCACCAAGGAAGTCGGCAAGGGCACCGGCCTCGGCCTCAGCATGGTGTTCGGCTTCGTCAAGCAAACCGGCGGCCACATCAAGATCTACAGCGAGGAGGGCCACGGCACGAGCGTGAAGATCTACCTGCCGCGCTCCACCGGCGTGCAGGAGACCGAATACGAGGCGCTCCAGAACGTACCCATCACCGGCGGCGACGAGAGAATCCTCGTCGTCGAGGACGACGCACTGGTTCGGCAGTATGTCATGACCCAGGTCAAGAGCCTCGGCTACACCGCGCTCGAAGCGGCCAACGCGGCCGAAGCCCTCGTCATCATCGATGCCGACAAGGACATCGACCTGCTCTTCACCGACGTGATCATGCCCGGCAACATGAACGGCCGCCAGCTCGCCGACGAGGCGGCGCGGCGACGTCCCGAGCTGAAGACGCTGTTCACCTCAGGCTATACGGAAAACGCCATCGTCCATCACGGCCGGCTCGATTCCGGCGTGCTGCTGCTGGCAAAGCCCTATCGCAAGTCGGAGCTCGCCAAGATGCTCAGGACGGCGCTGGCGAGTTGA